A genomic stretch from Enterobacter dykesii includes:
- a CDS encoding LysR family transcriptional regulator gives MTPVSDMDIDLILTLDALLQDRNITHAAARLGISQPALSARLARLRTLFGEPLFIPSPHGRGVLPTPRAEALKPQVESVLRGISAMFSPTTFDAQTSTRTFVIALHENPALMLGSGLLNQVGTEAPGIRLRFALPQMSELPQQLENGDVDIYIGVSADAHDGWVRRKLLDDAFATAQRKGHPRGSGALDLESYCALSHLVVSSAEDPFTGFVDQTLAGLGYQRRVAMSTQSYAVAPALVAGTDLVCTLPERMLRQFASTLDIFPPPLPLQPITIYMYWHPKNSQDPANAWLREQLLRAAGRQV, from the coding sequence ATGACGCCCGTCTCTGACATGGACATCGACCTTATCCTGACCCTTGACGCCCTGCTTCAGGACAGGAATATCACCCATGCGGCCGCGCGGCTGGGCATCAGCCAGCCCGCGCTTTCCGCCCGTCTCGCGCGTCTGCGAACGCTGTTTGGCGAACCGCTGTTTATTCCTTCCCCACATGGACGTGGGGTGCTACCCACACCGAGAGCGGAAGCGCTTAAGCCGCAGGTTGAGAGCGTGCTGCGCGGCATCAGCGCGATGTTTTCTCCCACCACGTTTGATGCCCAGACCAGCACCCGAACCTTTGTCATCGCCCTGCACGAAAACCCGGCGCTGATGCTGGGCTCCGGGCTGCTTAACCAGGTGGGTACCGAAGCTCCCGGTATTCGTCTGCGCTTCGCCCTGCCACAGATGTCCGAATTGCCGCAGCAGCTGGAAAACGGGGATGTGGATATCTACATCGGCGTAAGCGCGGACGCCCATGACGGCTGGGTGAGACGCAAACTGCTCGACGACGCGTTTGCCACCGCCCAGCGCAAAGGCCATCCGCGCGGGAGCGGGGCGTTAGACCTGGAAAGCTACTGCGCGCTTTCTCATCTGGTGGTGTCATCGGCGGAAGATCCGTTTACCGGATTTGTCGATCAAACCCTGGCCGGGCTGGGCTATCAGCGACGCGTTGCGATGTCCACGCAGAGCTACGCCGTGGCGCCTGCGCTTGTCGCCGGTACCGACCTGGTGTGCACCCTGCCGGAGCGGATGCTGAGACAGTTCGCCTCCACGCTGGATATTTTTCCGCCGCCGCTGCCGCTCCAGCCGATTACCATCTACATGTACTGGCACCCGAAAAACAGCCAGGATCCGGCAAATGCCTGGCTGCGCGAGCAGCTGCTGCGGGCCGCCGGACGTCAGGTGTGA
- a CDS encoding LysR substrate-binding domain-containing protein, whose product MQFRQMRNFIVVAEELHMHRAAERLNMAQPALSQQIKALEECLGVTLFSRANRRLTLTPAGEAFLVKARLAISLTEQAVLDARQTARGEQGVLNLGCVSSAMFDGRLPAALRQMHTRWPAITMSLVTGNVQTLYAAVQSNQLDVAIIRAPLPSLPDDLQSRPFTSEKTVLALFRQHPLAGSSALTLSSVKDEKWISLRDPEGMGLEQYFYDACSGAGFQPDVVQNATDVPTVISLVSAGFGLALLPASAKAVSVENVVYVDILDRLRESELTLVCHRIIRSEVLKKFLVTLDHT is encoded by the coding sequence GTGCAGTTTCGTCAGATGCGCAACTTCATCGTCGTGGCCGAAGAGCTCCACATGCACCGGGCCGCCGAGCGTCTGAACATGGCGCAACCGGCACTGAGCCAGCAGATAAAGGCGCTGGAAGAATGTTTAGGCGTCACGCTTTTCAGCCGGGCGAACCGCCGCTTAACCCTGACGCCCGCGGGTGAAGCGTTTCTGGTGAAAGCCAGGCTCGCCATTTCCCTGACCGAGCAGGCGGTTCTCGACGCCAGGCAAACGGCACGGGGCGAGCAGGGGGTATTAAACCTGGGGTGCGTGTCGAGCGCGATGTTCGACGGCAGGCTGCCCGCCGCGCTGCGACAGATGCACACGCGCTGGCCGGCCATTACCATGTCGCTGGTGACGGGAAACGTGCAGACGCTCTACGCGGCCGTGCAGAGCAACCAGCTCGATGTGGCCATTATCCGGGCGCCGCTGCCGTCGCTGCCTGACGATCTGCAAAGCCGCCCGTTCACGTCAGAGAAAACGGTGCTGGCGCTGTTTCGTCAGCACCCGCTGGCGGGATCTTCCGCGCTGACGCTTTCGTCAGTGAAGGACGAAAAATGGATCTCCCTGCGCGACCCGGAGGGAATGGGGCTGGAACAGTACTTTTATGACGCCTGCAGCGGGGCGGGCTTTCAGCCGGACGTGGTGCAAAACGCGACCGACGTGCCCACGGTGATAAGCCTGGTCTCGGCGGGGTTTGGGCTGGCGCTGCTGCCCGCGTCGGCAAAAGCGGTGAGCGTCGAGAATGTGGTTTACGTGGACATCCTCGACCGGCTCCGGGAAAGCGAGCTGACGCTGGTTTGCCACCGGATTATCCGATCAGAAGTACTTAAAAAGTTTCTGGTTACGCTCGATCACACCTGA
- a CDS encoding UbiD family decarboxylase produces MENKINDLRSAIALLQRHEGQYLETDHPVDPNAELAGVYRHIGAGGTVKRPTRTGPAMMFNSVKGYPGSRILVGMHASRERAALLLGCEPSELAKHVGQAVKKPVAPVVVPASQAPCQEQVFYADDPDFDLRKLLPAPTNTPIDAGPFFCLGLVLASDPEDSSLTDVTIHRLCVQERDELSMFLAAGRHIEVFRKKAEEAGKPLPVTINMGLDPAIYIGACFEAPTTPFGYNELGVAGALRQQPVELVQGVAVKEKAIARAEIIIEGELLPGVRVREDQHTNTGHAMPEFPGYCGEANPSLPVIKVKAVTMRNHAILQTLVGPGEEHTTLAGLPTEASIRNAVEEAIPGFLQNVYAHTAGGGKFLGILQVKKRQPSDEGRQGQAALIALATYSELKNIILVDEDVDIFDSDDILWAMTTRMQGDVSITNIPGIRGHQLDPSQSPDYSTSIRGNGISCKTIFDCTVPWALKDRFERAPFMEVDPRPWAPELFGGN; encoded by the coding sequence ATGGAAAACAAGATTAACGATCTCCGCAGCGCCATCGCCCTGCTTCAGCGCCATGAAGGGCAGTATCTTGAAACCGATCATCCGGTCGATCCCAACGCGGAGCTGGCGGGAGTCTACCGTCATATCGGCGCGGGCGGCACGGTAAAACGCCCGACCCGCACGGGCCCGGCCATGATGTTCAACAGCGTCAAGGGCTATCCGGGCTCCCGCATCCTGGTGGGCATGCACGCCAGCCGCGAGCGCGCGGCGCTGCTTCTGGGCTGCGAGCCCTCCGAGCTTGCAAAACACGTCGGCCAGGCGGTGAAAAAGCCGGTTGCGCCGGTTGTCGTTCCGGCCTCGCAGGCGCCCTGCCAGGAACAGGTTTTCTACGCAGACGACCCTGACTTCGATCTGCGCAAGCTGCTTCCGGCCCCGACCAACACGCCGATTGATGCGGGTCCGTTCTTCTGTCTGGGACTGGTGCTGGCAAGCGATCCGGAAGACAGCTCGCTGACGGACGTCACCATTCACCGCCTCTGCGTGCAGGAGCGCGACGAACTTTCCATGTTCCTTGCCGCCGGACGCCATATCGAAGTGTTTCGTAAAAAGGCGGAAGAAGCCGGAAAACCGCTGCCGGTGACAATCAACATGGGTCTCGACCCCGCCATCTACATCGGCGCGTGCTTTGAGGCCCCTACCACACCGTTTGGCTACAACGAGCTGGGCGTCGCCGGGGCGCTGCGCCAGCAGCCCGTCGAACTGGTGCAGGGCGTGGCGGTAAAAGAGAAAGCGATCGCGCGGGCGGAAATCATCATCGAGGGCGAACTGCTGCCGGGCGTGCGCGTAAGAGAAGATCAGCACACCAATACCGGCCACGCGATGCCGGAGTTCCCGGGCTACTGCGGCGAGGCGAATCCCTCCCTGCCGGTGATCAAAGTGAAAGCCGTGACCATGCGAAACCACGCGATCCTGCAGACGCTGGTGGGACCGGGGGAAGAACATACCACCCTGGCCGGATTGCCGACGGAGGCCAGCATCCGCAATGCCGTTGAGGAGGCGATTCCGGGCTTCCTGCAAAACGTCTATGCCCATACCGCGGGCGGCGGTAAGTTCCTCGGGATATTGCAGGTGAAAAAACGCCAGCCGTCAGACGAAGGACGCCAGGGCCAGGCGGCGCTCATCGCCTTAGCCACCTATTCGGAGCTGAAAAACATTATTCTTGTCGACGAAGACGTGGATATTTTCGACAGCGACGACATCCTGTGGGCGATGACGACGCGCATGCAGGGCGATGTCAGCATCACCAATATTCCGGGGATCCGAGGCCACCAGCTGGATCCGTCCCAGTCACCGGATTACAGCACCTCGATTCGCGGCAACGGCATTTCCTGCAAGACGATCTTCGACTGCACGGTGCCGTGGGCGCTGAAGGACCGCTTCGAGCGCGCGCCGTTTATGGAGGTGGATCCGCGTCCATGGGCACCGGAGCTGTTTGGCGGAAACTGA
- a CDS encoding VF530 family DNA-binding protein, with protein MTAHISNDPLHGVTLEMMVNALVAKYGWSELGDRIKINCFRKDPSVKSSLKFLRRTPWARAEVEALYLDSLNDEVSAEQAEPAFNPWANSRIIKS; from the coding sequence ATGACTGCACACATTTCTAACGATCCTTTGCATGGCGTAACGCTGGAGATGATGGTCAACGCCCTGGTGGCGAAATATGGCTGGAGCGAGCTGGGTGACCGCATCAAAATTAACTGTTTCAGAAAAGATCCCAGCGTTAAATCGAGCCTGAAATTTCTGCGCCGCACCCCGTGGGCGCGCGCGGAAGTGGAAGCCCTGTATCTGGACTCCCTCAACGATGAGGTAAGCGCAGAACAGGCGGAACCCGCCTTTAATCCCTGGGCCAACAGTCGGATTATCAAGAGCTAA
- a CDS encoding glycoside hydrolase family 10 protein, with protein sequence MTRHVKRIGALAACALLLVSCSSKPPKSLVTPLPTASKPTQQANEPMRGIWLATVSRLDWPPVASVNGRSADQRIAMQKQALTSKLDNLKHLGINTVFFQVKPDSTALWSSKILPWSDMLTGNIGEYPGYDPLQFMLDEAHKRGMKVHAWFNPYRVSTNTKPSTIAALNRTAYQTPSSVYVQHPEWVRISGDRFVLDPGIPEVRDWITKVVTEVVANYPVDGVQFDDYFYAESPGSALNDAQTWRQYGQGFASKADWRRHNTQQLIVQVSRAIKQTKPDVEFGVSPAGVWRNRSFDPAGSDTRGAAAYDESYADTRQWVQQGLLDYIAPQIYWPFSRDAARYDVLTKWWADVVKPTHTRLYIGIAFYKVGEPSRNEPDWTVQGGVPELKKQLDLNDSLPNVNGTILFREDYLNQPQTQQAVNYLRGRWGS encoded by the coding sequence ATGACGCGACACGTAAAACGGATTGGTGCGCTGGCTGCCTGCGCGCTTTTACTTGTGAGTTGCTCCTCAAAACCACCCAAATCATTGGTTACCCCTCTCCCCACCGCGAGCAAACCGACGCAGCAGGCAAACGAGCCGATGCGCGGGATCTGGCTGGCGACCGTCTCTCGTCTCGACTGGCCGCCGGTTGCCTCGGTGAATGGCCGCAGCGCTGACCAGCGCATCGCGATGCAAAAGCAGGCGCTGACAAGCAAGCTCGACAACCTTAAGCACCTCGGCATTAATACGGTGTTTTTCCAGGTGAAGCCGGACAGCACGGCCCTCTGGTCATCAAAAATTTTACCGTGGTCGGATATGCTGACGGGCAACATCGGCGAATATCCGGGATACGATCCGCTGCAGTTTATGCTGGATGAAGCGCACAAGCGCGGCATGAAGGTCCATGCCTGGTTCAACCCGTACCGCGTGTCGACCAACACGAAGCCGTCCACCATCGCCGCCCTGAACCGGACCGCCTATCAGACCCCGTCCAGCGTCTATGTTCAGCATCCGGAGTGGGTGCGCATCTCAGGCGACCGTTTTGTTCTCGACCCCGGTATTCCGGAAGTGCGCGACTGGATCACCAAAGTGGTGACCGAAGTGGTGGCGAACTACCCGGTAGACGGCGTGCAGTTTGATGATTACTTTTACGCCGAATCGCCGGGGTCCGCGCTGAATGACGCACAGACCTGGCGGCAGTACGGTCAGGGATTTGCCTCAAAGGCCGACTGGCGTAGACACAACACGCAGCAGCTGATCGTCCAGGTGTCCCGCGCGATTAAACAGACTAAGCCCGACGTTGAGTTTGGCGTCAGCCCGGCGGGCGTGTGGCGTAACCGCTCCTTTGACCCGGCAGGCTCGGACACCCGCGGCGCCGCGGCCTACGATGAATCCTACGCCGATACGCGTCAGTGGGTTCAGCAGGGCCTGCTCGACTACATCGCTCCGCAGATTTACTGGCCCTTCTCCCGGGACGCCGCGCGCTACGACGTGCTGACCAAATGGTGGGCCGACGTCGTTAAGCCGACCCACACTCGCCTGTATATCGGCATTGCGTTCTACAAGGTGGGCGAGCCGTCGAGAAACGAACCGGACTGGACGGTTCAGGGCGGCGTGCCGGAGCTGAAAAAACAGCTCGATCTCAACGATTCGCTGCCCAACGTGAACGGCACCATCCTGTTTCGGGAAGATTACCTGAACCAGCCGCAGACCCAGCAGGCGGTAAACTACCTCCGAGGACGCTGGGGTAGCTGA
- the dsbG gene encoding thiol:disulfide interchange protein DsbG — protein sequence MKRLLLLSALATSGLVQAAEAIPDVVKHFGEQQNIKIIKKLDAPGGAPAWLGQYQDMGVTLFLTPDGKHVISGYLYDDKGKNLSEGYFQKEIYAPMGREMWKNLNAAHPLKEGADNAPRKVFVFADPFCPYCKQFWAEAQPWVKAGKVQLNTLLVAFLNPNSGRNASAILNAKDPVSAWREYELSGGKKLPKPEGEASRETVEILQKHQTLMDSLGANATPAIYYLNAENELQQVVGMPDAQQLEAMFGPKP from the coding sequence ATGAAAAGATTACTGTTACTTTCAGCGCTGGCGACGTCAGGGCTGGTGCAGGCCGCTGAAGCCATACCGGACGTGGTGAAGCACTTCGGCGAGCAGCAGAACATTAAAATCATCAAGAAGCTGGATGCGCCCGGCGGCGCGCCCGCCTGGCTGGGGCAGTATCAGGATATGGGCGTGACGCTCTTTTTAACCCCGGACGGCAAGCACGTCATTTCAGGCTATCTGTACGATGACAAAGGAAAAAACCTCAGCGAAGGCTATTTCCAGAAAGAGATCTACGCCCCGATGGGCCGCGAAATGTGGAAGAACCTCAACGCGGCGCATCCCCTGAAGGAAGGGGCGGATAACGCCCCGCGTAAAGTCTTTGTTTTCGCCGATCCGTTCTGTCCGTACTGCAAGCAGTTCTGGGCCGAAGCGCAGCCGTGGGTGAAGGCGGGCAAGGTGCAGCTCAACACGCTGCTGGTGGCATTTCTCAACCCCAACAGCGGGCGTAACGCCTCGGCGATTCTGAATGCGAAAGATCCGGTTTCGGCGTGGCGCGAATACGAGCTTTCCGGTGGGAAAAAATTACCGAAGCCTGAGGGCGAGGCTTCCCGTGAGACGGTTGAGATCCTGCAGAAGCACCAGACGCTGATGGACAGCCTGGGCGCTAACGCCACGCCGGCCATTTACTATCTGAATGCGGAAAATGAGCTGCAGCAGGTGGTCGGTATGCCGGATGCGCAGCAGCTTGAGGCGATGTTCGGGCCGAAGCCGTAA
- a CDS encoding DsbA family protein yields the protein MKQILITLLLLLAPVQVFAAQPLTPDQEQRAQKMIADFLFNDPNSPRIGAKNPKLTLVVFTDYNCPYCKKFDPYLEKIVEKHPDVAVVFKFLPFRSESSLTAARDALTLWRQDPGQFMKLNHTLMAKKGYHDDASIQEAQKRAGVSVTAPDDESLMTIKRSLIVAEKMGIQGTPATLIGEGLLPGWVPFEQFDEMVSDALKNR from the coding sequence ATGAAACAAATCCTTATTACGCTTCTGCTCCTGCTGGCCCCGGTTCAGGTGTTCGCTGCCCAGCCGCTGACGCCGGACCAGGAGCAGCGTGCGCAGAAGATGATCGCTGATTTCCTGTTTAACGATCCGAACTCCCCGCGCATCGGCGCGAAAAACCCAAAGCTCACCCTGGTTGTGTTTACCGACTACAACTGCCCGTACTGTAAAAAATTCGATCCGTACCTGGAGAAGATCGTCGAAAAGCATCCGGACGTCGCGGTGGTCTTTAAATTTTTACCTTTCCGCTCGGAAAGTTCGCTAACCGCGGCGCGCGATGCGTTAACGCTCTGGCGTCAGGATCCGGGGCAGTTTATGAAGCTGAACCATACTCTGATGGCGAAAAAGGGCTACCACGATGACGCCAGCATTCAGGAGGCGCAGAAGCGGGCGGGCGTGAGCGTCACCGCGCCGGATGACGAGAGCCTGATGACGATCAAGCGCAGCCTGATCGTCGCGGAAAAAATGGGGATCCAGGGCACGCCCGCCACGCTCATCGGCGAGGGACTGCTGCCCGGCTGGGTGCCGTTTGAACAGTTCGACGAAATGGTCAGTGACGCACTGAAAAACCGCTAA
- a CDS encoding protein-disulfide reductase DsbD family protein codes for MVNLFRGFVFLWLSCIGIVHAADTGWLVSPQNDHARIRFQAEREQTHVKGLLTVELKPGWKTYWRSPGEGGVAPKISWPDGVTDSWSWPVPSRFDISGMTTQGYHDKVTIPITLDGVEGDTLDGTLTLSTCSNVCLLTDYPLHLDFTQPVDEGFRSAFEQAMRAVPGTSGVSADLAAWLAGDKLVITGTTDGKWDNPGIYFDPLEGDILPGEPVIKHDGNTLRVAVPVTDEWGDKPASLEGKRLSFVLTSGGNAQQTAMTVGIAPEVTSAPDGTGKMVLFALLGGLILNLMPCVLPVMGMKLNSILQAGSDRRAIRLRFLATSAGILTSFMLLAGMVTALKLAGASLGWGIQFQNPWFIGLMVAVTFLFALNLFGVFEMLLPSAATGRLATAGGAGIGGSFCEGMFATLLATPCSAPFLGTAVAFALGAPLHSLWLIFLMLGVGMSLPWLFVALVPKTAMLLPKPGRWMNTLKVVLGLMMLASSLWLATLLSVHLGEAVSQIVMLVLIAVALALLALKGQKSSPLFWLVIIALSALGGYQARGLLNAPPDAPAQNAAQSIPWQPLSEEAIQQALAQGKRVFVDISADWCVTCKVNEHRVLNQPDVIAALRQPDVVALRGDWSQPSAFIADFLAKRNRYAIPFNAVYGPGLSDGEILSPLLDKRTLITTLTNAKG; via the coding sequence ATGGTTAACCTCTTCAGGGGATTCGTCTTCCTGTGGCTGTCCTGCATCGGCATTGTCCATGCGGCGGACACCGGCTGGCTGGTTTCCCCCCAAAACGATCACGCCCGCATCCGCTTTCAGGCGGAGAGGGAGCAAACGCACGTTAAAGGCCTGCTCACCGTTGAGCTAAAGCCCGGCTGGAAAACCTACTGGCGATCGCCGGGCGAGGGCGGCGTCGCGCCGAAAATCAGCTGGCCGGATGGCGTAACGGACAGCTGGTCCTGGCCGGTCCCGTCGCGCTTCGATATCTCCGGCATGACCACGCAGGGCTATCACGATAAGGTCACAATCCCGATTACGCTCGACGGAGTGGAGGGCGACACGCTCGACGGAACGCTCACGCTCTCGACGTGCAGTAACGTCTGCCTGCTGACGGACTACCCGCTGCATCTCGATTTTACCCAGCCGGTGGATGAGGGCTTCCGCAGCGCCTTTGAGCAAGCGATGCGCGCCGTGCCCGGTACGTCAGGCGTATCCGCGGATCTTGCCGCCTGGCTCGCTGGCGACAAGCTGGTGATTACCGGCACGACGGACGGGAAGTGGGATAATCCGGGGATCTACTTTGACCCGCTGGAGGGTGACATTCTTCCCGGCGAGCCGGTCATCAAACACGACGGCAATACGCTTCGGGTGGCGGTTCCCGTGACCGACGAATGGGGCGATAAACCCGCCTCGCTGGAAGGCAAAAGGCTGTCGTTTGTGCTGACCAGTGGCGGCAATGCGCAGCAAACCGCCATGACCGTTGGGATAGCGCCCGAGGTGACCTCAGCGCCGGACGGGACGGGAAAAATGGTGCTCTTTGCGCTGCTGGGCGGGCTGATCCTGAACCTGATGCCCTGCGTGCTGCCTGTCATGGGCATGAAGCTTAACAGCATCCTGCAGGCGGGATCGGACAGGCGCGCCATCAGGCTGCGCTTCCTCGCCACCAGCGCCGGGATCCTCACCTCCTTTATGCTGCTGGCGGGAATGGTGACCGCGCTGAAGCTGGCCGGGGCGTCGCTGGGGTGGGGCATTCAGTTCCAGAACCCGTGGTTTATCGGCCTGATGGTCGCCGTCACCTTCCTGTTTGCGCTGAACCTGTTTGGCGTGTTTGAGATGCTGCTGCCTTCCGCCGCTACGGGACGGTTGGCTACGGCAGGTGGCGCGGGGATTGGCGGCAGCTTCTGCGAAGGGATGTTCGCCACGCTGCTGGCGACGCCGTGCTCCGCGCCGTTCCTCGGTACGGCGGTCGCCTTTGCCCTTGGCGCACCGCTGCACTCCCTGTGGCTGATCTTCCTGATGCTCGGCGTGGGCATGAGCCTGCCGTGGCTGTTTGTCGCTCTGGTGCCGAAAACGGCCATGCTGCTGCCGAAACCCGGCCGCTGGATGAATACGCTAAAAGTCGTTCTGGGCCTGATGATGCTCGCCTCCAGCCTGTGGCTGGCGACATTGTTAAGCGTGCATCTGGGCGAGGCGGTCAGCCAGATTGTGATGCTGGTGCTCATCGCCGTCGCGCTCGCGCTGTTAGCCCTGAAGGGGCAAAAATCCTCACCGCTGTTCTGGCTCGTGATTATCGCGTTGTCGGCGCTCGGCGGGTATCAGGCGCGCGGGCTGCTTAACGCGCCGCCTGACGCTCCGGCGCAGAATGCCGCTCAGTCCATCCCGTGGCAGCCGCTCAGCGAGGAGGCCATCCAGCAGGCGCTGGCGCAGGGGAAGCGGGTGTTTGTGGATATCTCGGCGGACTGGTGCGTGACCTGCAAAGTTAACGAGCATCGGGTGCTGAATCAGCCGGACGTCATTGCCGCGCTGCGCCAGCCGGACGTGGTGGCCCTGCGCGGAGACTGGAGCCAGCCGTCCGCGTTTATCGCGGATTTTCTGGCGAAGCGAAACCGTTACGCTATTCCGTTTAACGCGGTGTATGGCCCCGGCCTGTCTGACGGCGAAATCCTCTCGCCGCTGCTGGACAAGCGCACCCTCATCACCACCCTGACCAACGCAAAAGGCTAA
- a CDS encoding RNA polymerase sigma factor: MKAGEAGGSMLMSALNACRARLKAFIRGRTSVRDDADDILQEVTYQLMKVEQPVENVAAWLFRAARNEMTDRARKKREVSLSGYFTGGDEEGFPEDELAETLFGVAHTPEEEYLKTLLWEELGQALSELPPTQREAFEKTELHGYSIKMLAEETGASEQALLSRKHKAVLFLRTRLRDVYDALTGE; encoded by the coding sequence ATGAAAGCCGGGGAGGCGGGCGGATCCATGCTGATGTCGGCGCTCAATGCCTGCCGCGCCCGGCTGAAAGCCTTCATTCGCGGACGGACGTCCGTTCGCGATGATGCCGACGACATTTTGCAGGAAGTCACCTATCAGCTGATGAAAGTGGAGCAGCCGGTCGAAAACGTCGCCGCCTGGCTGTTCCGCGCGGCGCGTAACGAGATGACCGACCGGGCGCGTAAAAAGCGCGAAGTGTCGCTCTCCGGCTATTTTACGGGCGGAGACGAAGAGGGTTTCCCGGAGGACGAGCTGGCCGAAACCCTGTTCGGCGTAGCGCACACGCCGGAAGAGGAGTACCTCAAAACGCTGCTGTGGGAAGAGCTGGGCCAGGCGTTGTCTGAACTTCCGCCGACGCAGCGGGAGGCGTTTGAAAAGACCGAGCTCCACGGCTACAGCATTAAAATGCTGGCAGAGGAGACCGGCGCCAGCGAACAGGCGCTGTTATCCCGCAAGCACAAGGCGGTGCTGTTTCTGCGCACGCGGCTGCGGGACGTCTATGACGCGCTGACGGGCGAATAG